In Gossypium hirsutum isolate 1008001.06 chromosome D06, Gossypium_hirsutum_v2.1, whole genome shotgun sequence, one genomic interval encodes:
- the LOC107901127 gene encoding transcription factor MYBS3, with protein MGRKCSHCGNIGHNSRTCTTFRSAAGMGSGLRLFGFQLQLDVSSPSVVSNLMMKKSFSMDCLSSSPSPSPSPSPSSLSSSRVSVDENSDKTSIGYLSDGLMGRSPDRKKGVPWTEEEHRIFLIGLEKLGKGDWRGISRNFVTTRTPTQVASHAQKYFLRQATLNKKNRRSSLFDMVRSNSMGGPPSLTKIPQLDLHHRHPMPVDCSNSQTNVAPDLELTLAAPRPALEENKSSPTTTTLLIRPISVT; from the exons ATGGGCAGGAAGTGCTCACATTGTGGAAACATAGGTCATAATTCAAGGACCTGCACCACTTTCAGATCTGCTGCAGGAATGGGATCAGGTCTTAGGCTTTTCGGTTTTCAACTACAACTGGATGTATCTTCACCTTCTGTAGTTTCCAATCTTATGATGAAGAAGAGTTTCAGCATGGATTGCTTGTCttcctctccctctccctctccctctccctctccctcttctTTGTCATCTTCTAGAGTTTCCGTCGATGAAAATTCTGATAAAACTTCCATTGGTTATCTATCTGATGGTCTCATGGGCCGATCTCCTGACAGAAAAAAAG GAGTTCCATGGACAGAAGAGGAACACAGAATCTTTCTAATAGGGCTGGAGAAGCTAGGGAAAGGAGACTGGAGAGGCATCTCTAGAAACTTTGTGACAACAAGGACTCCAACCCAAGTTGCAAGCCATGCTCAAAAGTATTTTCTTCGACAGGCAACTCTCAACAAGAAGAACCGACGTTCCAGCCTGTTTGACATG GTTAGAAGCAATAGCATGGGTGGACCACCTAGTCTTACTAAAATCCCTCAACTCGATTTGCATCATCGTCATCCCATGCCTGTTGATTGCAGTAATTCGCAGACAAATGTGGCGCCTGATTTGGAGCTTACACTTGCCGCCCCAAGGCCGGCTTTAGAAGAAAACAAGTCATCCCCAACAACAACAACTCTCCTTATTAGACCCATTAGTGTTACTTGA